In Polaribacter sp. Hel_I_88, the following proteins share a genomic window:
- the bglX gene encoding beta-glucosidase BglX has product MRISTKISLIIFIVSIGFLSCNKIENTTENSSLNKEIERKVDSVLNLMTLEEKIGQTVQYSVGGALTGPGSSSSSRDKHEKIKNGQVGSLLNVVSVARVREMQELVMENSRLKIPLIFAYDVIHGLKTIFPIPLGESASWDLDLMKKSATIAAKESAASGLNWTFAPMIDVSRDARWGRIMEGAGEDPYLNSVIGVARIQGFQGTDLANENTIAACAKHFAGYGFAEAGREYSTVTVGEFELHNMILPPFKAAAKAGVATFMNSFNDIDGIPATGHRALQRDILKGDWNWSGFIVSDWGSIGEMKSHGFARDKKHAAEIALNAGSDMDMESYAYEASLATLLEENKISLAYLDDAVKRILRVKFKLGLFDDPYKYCDEEKEKTDIYTPEHLAVARDAAKKSIVLLKNDNAILPISKSVKSIAIIGPFGDNKNQPLGNWRGKGEYNSAVSLLEGVKAKVDENTKIYVEKGVDLLIPTVAPGQRQFLHPLKINTENKNGIAKAVAAAKKAEVVFLAIGEDAFQTGEGRSQVDIGFAGFQNELLEAVYKVNKNIVLVLSNGRPMDLTRANEILPAILVTWQLGSESGNGIADVLFGDYNPSAKLPVSFPRNVGQEPLYYNQKNTGRPYHPKHVTYAGYTDVEKWPLFPFGFGLSYTTFSYDTIKVDKATMSSEEKITLSVDVTNSGNIAGEEVVQLYIRDLVASIVRPVKELKGFEKISLNAGETKTVSFTIDKEVLQFYTINKKWEVEAGEFQLFVGGNSATKLVQKITIE; this is encoded by the coding sequence ATGCGTATATCAACAAAAATTTCACTTATAATTTTTATAGTAAGTATTGGTTTTTTAAGTTGTAATAAAATAGAGAACACAACCGAAAATTCATCACTCAATAAAGAAATAGAACGTAAAGTAGATTCTGTTTTAAATTTAATGACTTTAGAAGAAAAAATAGGGCAAACTGTGCAATATTCTGTTGGTGGAGCTTTAACAGGGCCAGGTTCTTCAAGTAGTTCTAGAGATAAACATGAAAAAATTAAAAACGGACAAGTAGGTTCGCTTTTAAATGTAGTTTCTGTTGCAAGAGTTCGAGAAATGCAGGAGTTGGTTATGGAGAATTCGCGCTTAAAAATTCCTTTAATTTTTGCTTACGATGTTATTCACGGTTTAAAAACTATTTTCCCTATTCCTTTAGGAGAAAGTGCAAGTTGGGATTTAGATTTGATGAAAAAATCAGCAACTATTGCAGCCAAAGAATCTGCTGCTTCTGGTTTAAACTGGACGTTTGCACCCATGATTGATGTTTCTAGAGACGCAAGATGGGGTAGAATTATGGAAGGTGCAGGAGAAGACCCATATTTAAACTCGGTAATTGGTGTGGCAAGAATTCAAGGTTTTCAAGGAACTGATTTGGCTAATGAAAATACAATTGCTGCCTGTGCAAAACATTTTGCTGGGTATGGTTTTGCAGAAGCTGGTAGAGAATATAGTACAGTTACAGTGGGTGAATTCGAATTGCACAATATGATTTTACCACCTTTTAAAGCAGCTGCAAAAGCGGGTGTTGCCACTTTTATGAATTCTTTTAATGATATTGATGGAATTCCTGCAACAGGACACAGAGCATTGCAAAGAGATATTTTAAAAGGAGATTGGAATTGGAGTGGTTTTATAGTTTCGGATTGGGGTTCTATTGGAGAAATGAAATCCCATGGATTCGCAAGAGATAAAAAACATGCAGCAGAAATTGCCCTAAATGCAGGGAGTGATATGGATATGGAATCGTATGCTTATGAAGCTTCTTTAGCAACTTTATTAGAAGAAAATAAAATTTCTCTAGCATATTTAGATGATGCTGTTAAACGTATTTTACGTGTAAAATTTAAATTAGGTTTGTTTGATGATCCTTATAAATATTGTGATGAAGAAAAAGAGAAAACCGATATTTATACGCCAGAACATTTAGCAGTTGCAAGAGATGCTGCAAAAAAATCGATTGTATTATTAAAGAACGATAATGCAATTTTACCAATTTCTAAAAGTGTAAAAAGTATCGCAATTATTGGTCCTTTTGGTGATAATAAAAATCAACCTTTAGGTAATTGGAGAGGAAAAGGCGAGTATAATTCAGCGGTTTCTTTATTAGAAGGTGTAAAAGCTAAAGTTGATGAAAACACTAAAATTTATGTTGAAAAAGGAGTCGATTTGTTAATTCCGACAGTTGCCCCAGGTCAGAGGCAATTTTTACATCCTTTAAAAATAAATACCGAAAATAAAAACGGAATTGCAAAAGCTGTTGCAGCTGCTAAAAAAGCAGAAGTTGTTTTCTTAGCAATTGGCGAAGATGCGTTTCAAACAGGTGAAGGAAGAAGTCAAGTTGATATTGGGTTTGCTGGTTTTCAAAATGAATTACTAGAAGCTGTTTACAAAGTCAATAAAAATATTGTGTTGGTTTTATCTAATGGAAGACCCATGGATTTAACACGTGCAAACGAAATTTTACCAGCAATTTTAGTGACTTGGCAATTAGGTTCAGAGTCAGGCAATGGTATTGCAGATGTGTTGTTTGGCGATTATAATCCGTCAGCAAAATTACCAGTTTCGTTTCCAAGAAATGTTGGGCAAGAGCCATTATATTACAATCAAAAAAACACAGGAAGACCTTATCACCCAAAACACGTAACGTATGCAGGCTACACAGATGTAGAAAAATGGCCACTATTTCCTTTTGGATTTGGGTTAAGTTATACTACGTTTTCTTACGATACTATAAAGGTTGATAAAGCAACAATGTCATCCGAAGAAAAAATTACACTTTCTGTAGATGTTACAAATTCAGGAAATATTGCTGGAGAAGAAGTTGTACAATTATATATAAGAGATTTAGTAGCAAGTATTGTAAGACCTGTAAAAGAATTAAAAGGTTTTGAGAAAATTTCTTTAAATGCTGGTGAAACAAAAACGGTTTCTTTTACTATTGATAAAGAGGTGCTTCAGTTTTATACCATCAATAAAAAATGGGAAGTAGAAGCTGGAGAATTTCAACTTTTTGTAGGTGGAAATTCGGCAACAAAACTCGTGCAAAAGATAACTATTGAATAA
- a CDS encoding endonuclease/exonuclease/phosphatase family protein has protein sequence MKNLLLLLLLILASCTSKETESLKVMTYNIRLDVASDGENAWTKRKDFLISQIKFYEPTVFGVQEARPNQMVDINSNLSTYSFIGQARDGKNIGEYSAIFYDSTRVSFSNERTFWLSETPEKISKGWDAAYPRICTYGLMSFLNSEEKIWVFNTHLDHKGKEAQLNGMKLIEAEIKKVNTKNYPVIIMGDFNVTPESELISNLKINFNDAKELAGANAFGQEGTFNGFKFQDSIKNRIDYIFISKKANINLKKYGVLTDSKDLKYPSDHFPVFVEFQNK, from the coding sequence GATGACGTATAATATACGTTTGGATGTTGCAAGCGATGGCGAAAATGCGTGGACAAAAAGAAAAGATTTTTTGATTTCTCAAATAAAGTTCTACGAACCAACAGTTTTTGGAGTGCAAGAAGCAAGACCAAATCAAATGGTGGATATCAATAGCAATTTATCTACTTATAGTTTTATTGGACAAGCAAGAGATGGTAAAAATATTGGTGAATATTCTGCAATTTTTTATGATTCCACAAGAGTTTCTTTTTCAAATGAGCGCACATTTTGGTTGTCTGAAACTCCAGAAAAAATATCAAAAGGTTGGGATGCTGCTTATCCAAGAATTTGTACTTATGGATTAATGAGTTTTTTAAATTCCGAAGAAAAAATATGGGTTTTCAACACGCACTTAGATCATAAAGGAAAGGAAGCACAGTTAAATGGTATGAAATTAATTGAAGCTGAAATCAAAAAAGTAAATACAAAAAATTATCCTGTAATAATTATGGGCGATTTTAATGTAACTCCAGAAAGTGAGCTTATTTCAAATTTAAAAATCAATTTTAACGATGCTAAAGAATTGGCTGGAGCAAATGCTTTTGGTCAAGAAGGCACGTTTAATGGTTTTAAATTTCAAGATTCTATAAAAAATAGAATCGATTATATTTTTATATCAAAAAAAGCAAATATCAACCTAAAAAAATACGGGGTTTTAACAGATTCTAAAGATTTAAAATATCCTTCAGACCATTTTCCTGTATTTGTAGAATTTCAAAATAAATAA
- the topA gene encoding type I DNA topoisomerase: MAKNLVIVESPAKAKTIEKFLGKDFQVESSYGHIADLPSKELGIDVDGDFSPKYIVSDDKKPVVKKLRALVKKADTVWLASDEDREGEAIAWHLKEQLELKDENTKRIVFHEITKKAILKAVENPRDIDYNMVNAQQARRVLDRLVGYELSPVLWRKVKGGLSAGRVQSVAVRLIVERERSIQEFTAETHYKVVAEFSNNEGKTFKATIPKNFDSKKAAETFLKSCAKADFSIADLTKKPAKKSPAAPFTTSTLQQEASRKLGFAVGRTMQVAQRLYEAGLITYMRTDSVNLSVDARNEAEEEITASYGKEYSKQRVFKSKAKGAQEAHEAIRPTNMKMHSVNVEYDQDRLYDLIWKRTLASQMSDALLERTNMKIENTENSKIFTANGEMIKFEGFLKVYLEGKDDDEEEQAGMLPNLQVGEALDYTFINATQRFTSPPYRFTEASLVKQLEELGIGRPSTYAPTISTVQRRGYVEKGQNEGVEREYEQMILTDGSVKSEILTEKTGSDKNKLVPTDIGNIVNDFLVANFSNILDFGFTAKVENSFDDISEGQENWIEMIKGFYGKFHDNVEDVKENADRESGERILGKHPESGRTVLVRLGKFGPIAQIGAPEDEEKEFASLNKDQNLGTITMEEALELFLLPKTLGTYEGEEVIVSNGRFGPYIKFGSMFVSLDKGENPMEVDLPRAEELIVAKQKADAPIYHYEDLPVQKGVGRFGPFIKWNGMFINVNKKYDFDNLSDDEIVELIEVKKQKEIDKVLHNWEDVGIRVEKARWGRFNVLKGKIKIELPKTTDIENLSKEEAVKMIEAKTPKKKAAKKKPAAKKKTPAKKTAKKK; the protein is encoded by the coding sequence ATGGCAAAGAATTTAGTAATTGTAGAGTCGCCAGCAAAGGCAAAAACCATAGAAAAATTTCTCGGAAAAGATTTTCAAGTAGAATCCAGCTATGGGCATATAGCAGACTTACCTTCTAAAGAATTAGGAATAGATGTTGATGGTGATTTTAGCCCAAAATATATTGTTTCAGATGATAAAAAACCAGTTGTTAAGAAATTAAGAGCTTTAGTAAAAAAAGCAGACACTGTTTGGTTGGCAAGTGATGAGGATAGAGAAGGAGAGGCAATTGCTTGGCATTTAAAAGAGCAATTAGAGCTAAAAGATGAAAATACAAAACGTATTGTTTTTCATGAAATTACCAAAAAAGCTATTTTAAAAGCAGTCGAAAATCCTAGAGATATTGACTATAATATGGTAAATGCGCAACAAGCACGTAGAGTTTTAGATAGGCTTGTTGGGTACGAATTATCACCAGTTTTATGGCGAAAAGTTAAAGGAGGTTTGTCTGCAGGTAGAGTACAATCTGTAGCAGTTCGTTTAATTGTGGAAAGAGAAAGAAGCATTCAAGAATTTACTGCAGAAACTCATTATAAAGTAGTTGCAGAATTTTCTAACAACGAAGGCAAAACCTTTAAAGCTACCATTCCAAAGAATTTCGATTCTAAAAAAGCTGCAGAAACTTTTTTAAAATCGTGCGCAAAAGCAGATTTTTCAATTGCTGATTTAACCAAAAAACCAGCAAAAAAGTCGCCAGCTGCGCCTTTTACAACATCAACATTACAACAAGAAGCATCTAGGAAATTAGGTTTTGCTGTTGGTAGAACCATGCAAGTTGCACAACGTTTGTACGAAGCTGGTTTGATTACCTATATGAGAACAGATAGCGTAAATTTATCTGTGGATGCTAGAAATGAAGCTGAAGAAGAAATTACAGCTTCCTATGGAAAAGAATATAGCAAACAACGTGTTTTTAAGTCGAAAGCAAAAGGAGCGCAAGAAGCTCACGAAGCTATTAGACCCACCAACATGAAAATGCATTCTGTAAATGTTGAATATGATCAAGATAGATTATACGATTTAATTTGGAAAAGAACCTTGGCTTCGCAAATGAGCGATGCTTTATTGGAACGTACCAATATGAAAATCGAGAATACTGAAAACTCAAAAATCTTTACTGCAAATGGAGAGATGATAAAGTTTGAAGGTTTCTTAAAAGTATATTTAGAAGGTAAAGATGATGATGAAGAAGAACAAGCAGGAATGTTACCAAACTTACAAGTTGGTGAAGCTTTAGACTATACATTTATAAACGCAACACAGCGTTTTACAAGTCCACCTTATCGTTTTACGGAAGCATCTTTGGTAAAGCAATTAGAAGAATTAGGTATTGGAAGACCATCTACTTATGCACCAACAATTTCTACAGTTCAAAGAAGAGGGTATGTAGAAAAAGGACAGAATGAAGGTGTAGAAAGAGAATATGAACAAATGATTTTAACTGATGGTTCTGTAAAAAGTGAAATTTTGACAGAAAAAACAGGTTCAGATAAAAATAAATTAGTCCCTACAGATATTGGGAATATTGTAAACGACTTTTTAGTCGCTAATTTCTCTAATATTTTAGATTTTGGTTTTACTGCCAAAGTAGAAAATTCTTTTGATGATATTTCTGAAGGTCAAGAAAATTGGATAGAAATGATTAAAGGTTTCTATGGCAAGTTTCATGATAATGTAGAAGATGTAAAAGAAAATGCAGACAGAGAAAGTGGTGAACGTATTTTAGGAAAACATCCAGAGTCAGGCAGAACTGTTTTGGTGCGTTTAGGTAAATTTGGACCTATTGCACAAATTGGAGCACCAGAAGATGAAGAAAAAGAATTCGCGAGTTTAAATAAAGATCAGAATTTAGGTACAATTACCATGGAAGAAGCCTTGGAGTTGTTTTTATTGCCAAAAACTTTAGGAACTTATGAAGGCGAAGAAGTAATTGTTTCTAATGGACGTTTTGGGCCTTATATAAAATTCGGAAGCATGTTTGTTTCTTTAGATAAAGGTGAAAATCCAATGGAGGTTGATTTGCCAAGAGCAGAAGAGTTAATTGTTGCCAAACAAAAAGCAGATGCTCCTATTTATCATTATGAAGATTTGCCTGTACAAAAAGGTGTTGGACGTTTTGGACCTTTCATAAAATGGAATGGCATGTTTATCAACGTAAATAAAAAATACGATTTCGATAATCTTTCTGATGATGAAATTGTAGAATTAATTGAAGTTAAAAAGCAAAAAGAAATAGACAAGGTGCTTCATAATTGGGAAGATGTTGGTATTCGAGTAGAAAAAGCAAGATGGGGAAGATTCAATGTTTTAAAGGGTAAAATTAAAATTGAGCTGCCAAAAACTACAGATATAGAAAACTTATCGAAAGAAGAAGCTGTTAAAATGATTGAGGCAAAAACCCCGAAGAAAAAAGCGGCAAAAAAGAAACCTGCAGCAAAAAAGAAAACACCAGCTAAAAAAACTGCAAAAAAGAAATAA